The Flavobacteriales bacterium genome has a window encoding:
- a CDS encoding TonB-dependent receptor, giving the protein MRTNLTILLLFIASLVFAQRPDMGSFGGKNAALHNGQISGKLVDAKSGEELPFANVRLFRKNDILMEGTITDEKGSFQFNKLGLADYYFLVNYIGYEEKRVEVSLNKNKTFIYLKKVKVEPGVVNLKEVSINEDRPVYESKMEKIVYNAENDLNEGLDDATDVLRKTPLLSVDLEGNVNLRGSSNIKFLVNGKESTFFSGSSADALQMIPAEQVKSVEVITSPTAKYDGEGGAGIINIITQQKQISGFKSTINGSVGTRVNKQSLDINYGKGKFGFSARARIRYGWPLSGEQTYHRFNFADATTLTKNAQTKGQWIGFGGTSEMYYDINPYNSLVTSVQFKGNRQTNTEWANDSLYTTILDNEFLDNLAYQISDTSRYTDSKNLMLGYEWTTDYVKKFSDHEDRELRLAFQLGGDVSDQDNLVYQDYFDGSPTDSIINKNDGSPLSYTYQLDYTHPLKDKHTIEVGAKYINRNLVNDYSTLQGSSYLQPLEQFDYTQNVASLYLSTKWELTKKWGAVVGLRAENTLITGQWNSKIDDSWVRNSKGQFENEYTTLLPSFILSRKIDMTKSIKASYSKRISRPGMRYINPNTSYTDAFSQDEGNPYLKPELTHQIEVGYNSFAKKYKGSYYLFAKQTYDLIESNVSLNGDTAITSYQNLGENLSIGVNYYGSITLGAANLRAGFNLYTYQTTSDDLGRILFNWNMGGNYDIGKGYKAETFGFFRQPNQTAQGYVPGFSMFSFGFKKEFSNKKGSIGLRFVEPFKKYKSFETELQGDDFYLYSNRNTVFRSIGISFKYTFGELRFDAIKNRTNIRNDDIKQGGESGEF; this is encoded by the coding sequence ATGCGAACTAACCTAACAATCTTACTTTTATTTATAGCCTCTTTGGTATTTGCCCAACGTCCAGATATGGGTAGCTTTGGAGGCAAAAACGCCGCACTTCATAACGGTCAAATTAGCGGTAAACTTGTCGATGCCAAGTCAGGCGAAGAACTCCCTTTTGCCAATGTTCGATTGTTCCGTAAAAACGATATACTGATGGAAGGTACCATCACGGACGAAAAGGGCTCTTTCCAATTCAATAAACTAGGATTAGCTGATTACTATTTTTTAGTTAACTATATAGGCTATGAGGAGAAGCGTGTAGAAGTATCCTTAAATAAAAATAAAACCTTTATCTATCTCAAGAAAGTTAAAGTTGAGCCTGGTGTAGTAAACCTCAAAGAAGTATCCATTAATGAAGATAGACCCGTCTACGAAAGTAAAATGGAAAAGATTGTTTACAATGCAGAAAACGATCTTAACGAAGGCTTAGATGACGCTACAGATGTATTGCGCAAAACCCCATTGCTTTCAGTAGATTTAGAAGGTAACGTTAATTTAAGAGGCTCATCAAACATCAAGTTTTTAGTTAATGGAAAAGAGTCTACTTTCTTTTCAGGATCATCAGCAGACGCCTTACAAATGATACCTGCCGAACAAGTCAAAAGTGTTGAGGTAATTACCAGTCCAACCGCAAAATACGATGGCGAAGGAGGAGCGGGAATTATCAATATTATTACTCAGCAAAAGCAAATTTCAGGTTTTAAAAGTACGATTAATGGATCTGTTGGAACACGTGTCAACAAACAGTCCCTCGACATAAACTATGGAAAAGGGAAATTTGGCTTTTCTGCTCGAGCACGAATTCGTTACGGATGGCCACTTAGTGGTGAACAAACCTATCATAGATTTAATTTTGCGGATGCAACCACACTGACTAAAAATGCTCAAACTAAAGGGCAGTGGATTGGTTTTGGCGGAACATCGGAGATGTATTACGACATTAACCCTTACAATAGCTTAGTAACGAGCGTGCAGTTTAAAGGAAATAGACAAACAAATACTGAATGGGCAAACGATAGTCTTTACACCACTATCTTAGATAATGAGTTTTTAGACAATTTAGCCTATCAAATTAGTGATACAAGCCGCTATACCGATTCAAAAAACCTCATGTTAGGTTATGAATGGACGACAGATTATGTTAAAAAATTTAGTGACCACGAAGACCGTGAGTTGAGGTTAGCTTTTCAGTTAGGCGGGGACGTTTCTGACCAAGATAACTTAGTATATCAAGATTATTTTGATGGAAGCCCAACAGATAGCATCATAAATAAAAACGATGGAAGCCCACTGTCTTACACCTATCAGTTAGACTATACTCATCCACTAAAAGACAAGCACACTATTGAAGTAGGAGCAAAGTATATCAACAGAAATTTAGTTAACGATTATTCTACTTTACAAGGATCATCTTACTTACAGCCCTTAGAGCAGTTTGACTATACTCAAAATGTAGCTTCACTCTATCTGTCTACCAAATGGGAACTCACAAAAAAATGGGGTGCAGTAGTGGGCTTAAGAGCTGAAAACACTCTAATAACTGGACAATGGAATTCTAAAATTGACGACTCTTGGGTGAGAAATAGTAAAGGGCAGTTTGAAAATGAATACACTACACTATTGCCTAGCTTTATTTTGTCAAGAAAGATAGACATGACGAAATCCATCAAAGCCAGTTACAGTAAGCGTATTTCAAGACCTGGAATGAGGTATATAAATCCAAACACTTCTTACACAGACGCATTTTCACAGGACGAAGGAAATCCTTATTTGAAGCCAGAATTAACGCACCAAATAGAGGTAGGCTACAACAGCTTTGCTAAAAAATATAAAGGCAGCTATTACCTTTTTGCCAAACAAACTTATGACTTAATAGAATCCAATGTTAGTTTAAATGGCGATACAGCCATTACCTCTTACCAAAACTTAGGAGAAAACTTGTCAATAGGGGTCAATTATTACGGCTCTATTACTTTAGGAGCAGCCAATTTACGGGCAGGCTTTAACCTTTACACCTATCAAACCACTTCAGATGATTTGGGGCGAATACTGTTCAATTGGAATATGGGAGGGAATTATGACATTGGAAAAGGCTACAAAGCCGAGACCTTTGGTTTTTTCCGTCAGCCTAATCAAACGGCTCAGGGATATGTACCAGGATTTTCAATGTTTTCATTTGGCTTCAAGAAAGAGTTTAGCAACAAAAAAGGCTCTATTGGTTTGAGGTTTGTTGAACCATTCAAAAAATACAAATCCTTTGAAACAGAACTTCAAGGTGATGACTTTTACCTGTATAGCAATCGAAATACGGTCTTCCGTTCTATTGGAATTAGCTTCAAGTATACCTTTGGTGAGTTGAGGTTTGATGCCATTAAAAACAGAACGAACATCCGTAATGACGACATTAAGCAAGGCGGCGAGAGCGGAGAATTTTAG
- a CDS encoding N(4)-(beta-N-acetylglucosaminyl)-L-asparaginase, which translates to MKDRRHFLKGTLLGAVGALLLPRTLPFNSQEKSNPNSREGFPMVISTWNHGLASNEAAMQLLNKGGKAIDAVEEGVKVPEADPESTSVGYGGLPDRDGHVTLDACIMDHNGNCGAVSFLEHIKHPISVARKVMDETPHVMLSGKGALDFAIQQGFPKEDLLTEKSRQRWEEWKKDAKYKPIVNVENHDTIGLLALDKNGDISGACTTSGLSWKMHGRVGDSPIIGAGMFVDNEVGGCCATGMGEAVMKTLGSFLVVELMRQGGSPQEACEEAIARIVKNQNYKEMQIGYLAINKKGEHGAYAVHPHFNYALHQNGSNQLLDSPSHL; encoded by the coding sequence ATGAAAGATAGACGCCACTTCTTAAAAGGAACTTTGCTCGGAGCTGTTGGAGCTCTACTACTACCTAGAACACTTCCATTTAATTCACAGGAAAAATCTAATCCAAATTCACGAGAAGGGTTTCCTATGGTAATTTCTACATGGAATCATGGTTTGGCATCCAATGAGGCAGCTATGCAACTTTTGAATAAAGGAGGAAAAGCAATAGATGCTGTAGAAGAAGGCGTTAAAGTCCCTGAAGCAGATCCAGAATCAACTAGTGTTGGTTATGGCGGATTGCCCGATAGGGATGGGCATGTCACCTTAGACGCTTGTATTATGGACCATAATGGAAATTGTGGAGCAGTGTCTTTTTTAGAACACATAAAGCACCCTATTTCAGTTGCCAGAAAAGTAATGGACGAGACACCTCACGTAATGCTTTCAGGAAAAGGAGCATTAGACTTTGCCATACAACAAGGCTTTCCAAAGGAAGATTTACTCACAGAAAAGTCTCGTCAGCGTTGGGAAGAGTGGAAAAAAGATGCCAAATACAAACCCATTGTGAATGTTGAAAATCACGACACCATAGGACTATTGGCTCTTGATAAAAATGGAGATATTTCTGGTGCCTGTACGACATCTGGTCTTTCATGGAAAATGCACGGTCGTGTAGGCGATTCACCAATTATCGGAGCAGGGATGTTTGTAGACAATGAAGTTGGCGGTTGTTGTGCCACTGGAATGGGCGAAGCCGTCATGAAAACCTTAGGTTCATTTCTTGTTGTGGAGCTTATGCGCCAAGGAGGATCACCGCAAGAAGCATGTGAAGAGGCCATAGCCAGAATTGTTAAAAATCAAAACTATAAAGAAATGCAAATTGGCTATTTAGCAATTAACAAAAAAGGTGAACACGGAGCATATGCCGTACACCCTCATTTTAATTACGCATTACATCAAAACGGAAGCAATCAATTGTTAGATTCACCATCTCATTTATAA
- a CDS encoding ROK family protein, protein MKKNMKKVCAGVDIGGTNTVFGWVESSGEFIYKGSVKTQDFDTPKELVNVVCHQLLSNLKENEAVAVGIGAPNGNYYNGTVEFAPNLNWPDFVPLKDYFHEFFDMPVLVTNDANATALGEMVYGSAKGVNNFLMVTLGTGLGSGFVSSGQLVYGHDAFAGELGHVIVEENGRQCGCGRKGCLETYASATAISRTALEMTDQNYTSAQVFEEAKKGTKWALEVFDFTARKLGLALANAVAITSPRKIYLFGGLAQAGDLLFKPTKQYMEDNLLAIYKGKIELLPSALEGVDAAILGASALAWKEIS, encoded by the coding sequence ATTAAAAAAAACATGAAAAAAGTGTGTGCAGGAGTAGATATTGGCGGAACGAATACTGTCTTTGGATGGGTCGAATCCAGTGGAGAATTTATATACAAAGGCAGTGTAAAAACTCAAGATTTTGATACCCCAAAAGAATTGGTAAATGTCGTTTGCCATCAACTTTTAAGCAACCTTAAAGAAAATGAAGCCGTTGCAGTGGGTATAGGGGCTCCAAACGGTAATTACTATAATGGAACTGTAGAGTTTGCTCCAAACCTTAATTGGCCCGATTTCGTCCCTTTAAAAGACTATTTCCATGAATTTTTTGATATGCCAGTGTTAGTGACAAATGACGCAAACGCTACAGCATTAGGCGAAATGGTGTATGGTAGTGCCAAAGGAGTCAATAATTTTTTGATGGTTACATTAGGAACAGGATTGGGCAGTGGTTTTGTATCTAGCGGTCAATTGGTTTATGGTCACGATGCTTTCGCTGGAGAATTAGGGCATGTGATTGTTGAGGAGAACGGACGTCAGTGCGGATGCGGAAGAAAAGGCTGTTTAGAAACCTATGCATCAGCTACGGCAATTAGCAGAACAGCTTTGGAAATGACGGATCAAAACTACACCTCAGCACAAGTCTTTGAAGAAGCCAAAAAGGGGACTAAATGGGCTTTAGAAGTTTTTGATTTTACAGCCAGAAAATTAGGTTTAGCATTAGCAAATGCCGTAGCCATAACTAGTCCAAGGAAAATATATTTATTCGGCGGACTAGCTCAAGCCGGAGACCTATTATTCAAGCCTACTAAACAGTATATGGAAGACAATTTATTAGCCATATACAAAGGAAAAATTGAACTATTACCTTCCGCTTTAGAAGGGGTAGACGCTGCAATTCTAGGCGCTAGTGCTCTAGCATGGAAAGAAATAAGTTAA